Within the Marixanthomonas sp. SCSIO 43207 genome, the region CATCATACTTAGCCGGTCTTTTATAATCAATATTCAAATTTACTACCGGAAGCTGCACTTGATGTTCTTCCATCCATTTGTAAGAAAAACCCAACTCGCGTAACCACTCGGTACGTCCCTGCTCTAGGTACTGTGCATAGTTACCGTAATAGACCACTCCCATCTGGTCGGTTTCTGCGTAGCGAACTCGAATATTTGTTTCAGATTTTTTCATAAATTTTGACCTTAGGTAACGAACTTTTTTGTAGTTTTAACGATAATGAAGTATGCACAAAAAAAACTAAAAATTCAATACCAC harbors:
- a CDS encoding thioesterase family protein, coding for MKKSETNIRVRYAETDQMGVVYYGNYAQYLEQGRTEWLRELGFSYKWMEEHQVQLPVVNLNIDYKRPAKYDDLLTVTTTLKKMPTVKIEFYYEIRNQDDVLLVSATTTLVFIDTTTNKLMKAPSYLLDKLKS